Genomic window (Rhododendron vialii isolate Sample 1 chromosome 4a, ASM3025357v1):
tatcgaatattttcattttcgtttaTTCATGATATTTCATTTAGTTTTCACTTAGTATTGCCAACTTTTGCTAATAATAGGTATTTAGCAACATTGAAGTCATATGTGCGAAATAAAAATCGTCCTGAGGGTTCCATTGCGGAAGGATATTTGGCAGAGGAGTGTTTGACGTTTTGCTCTAGGTACTTGGAGGATGTTGAAACGAGGTTTAATCAAGTGGGTAGAAATGATGATGAGGGTAGTACTATTGCTGCAAGGTTGCCTATTTTCGCAACACAAGGACGGCCGTTTGGAAAAGTAGTGACAGAAACCTTGGATCAGGAAACGTTAGTGAAGGCACATCAATATGTGTTGTTCAATTGTGATGCGGTAGACAAATTTTCCAAGTAAGAGGCtcaccaaaaataatttatttttagttgcaTCATAGGaaagttgaatttttattgCTCATATAATTAACTTGAACGTGCAGTCAACACCAGACCATGACAAGAGATCAAAATCCTCGTTTGCATTTATGGGAAATCCAACGTATGCATAATGAAAAGTTTGCATCATGGTTTGGAAACCACGTAAGTATATTGATGATAAgtacttccttttttttctttcctttttgataagcatttttttaaaaatctattGGTTGTTCGAAATAGGTTCAAGACTTGCAACTTGCAGAGGATGAACAGCTTTCTGAAGAGCTTAGAGCTCTAGCTCGGGGTCCAGATGATGTAGGGAAGAGATATAGCGGATATCTTATAAATGGTTTCAGGTTCCACACACGAGAAGTtgagaggagaagaaaatttCAGAATAGTGGGGTAGTTGttactacaacaacaacaagtTTTTCAAGTGCTAGTGACAATAATCCAGTGGCTGGTGATATAGCTTATTATGGCGTTTTGACAGATGTTATTGAGCTAAGTTACTTCGGAGGGAGAAAGGTTGTGTTGTTTAAGTGCAACTGGATGTCAGAAGGCAAAAATAGAAGGCCAGATGAACATGGTTTCACTCTTGTCAATTTTGCACGATTGGTACATGTCAATGAGCCTTTTATTCTAGCTTCTCAAGTACAACAAGCATTTTATGTTGAAGATCCCCTTGACAAAGGGTGGCATGTTGTGATAAGGACAACTGCTAGAGACGCTTTTAATATGAACATAGAGTCATGCATCGATGAGGTGGAGACATATTTGTAGAGTGAGTCATGTGATGGTCAATTGCAAGATGATCAAGGTGATATCAGTTTGGTTAGAGAAGATGTGCAGGGAATAACTGTAGACACGATTGATGCAACAACAGCTCAAGTGGTAGAAAGCGATGGAGGCGAGGGGACTTAGAATCCACTTCTAGATGCTTATATGATGTTTTCAAGGAATATGTTGCcttgccttttctttttattcttgaaAGTAATTGCTATTTCGAAGACCTTGAATTTCATTTCAGTAGCGTAGTGTTTTACTTCTCTAGTTTTTGCAAGACTGTTTAGCTGAAGTAGATACTTGTTTTCTCTACTTTTGTTAAGCACTAATGCATGGTTACATTATTGCCATTAATTAGTTGTGTAGCTTCTCTTGCAGCTTCAAACGATTGAGTTTTATAaagatttttttcttccttgaaTACAAAGAATATGTAGCTGAGTTTCTTTAGCTTTCCTGATTTATTTCGCTGTGTGATTGGAAGCTGTCCATTCTGTTTGGATGTGCTAAGAGGCCTGTGGGCCTTTAATCAAGTTTTGAATCTTCTTTGGATCTTTGTTGCTCAAGAGTAGATGACTGCGTTTCTCTTGCTGTGATGGTTACTAGTAGTTTAGCAGATAAAGCAATAGGATTTGCTGTTGCTTCTGTCCCTTCATATGTTGCTTCTTTACTGCTATCTATTTTTTGGCTGTTGCTATTCAGTTTAGTGGCTGTCTGACAGCAAGTTGATGCTGTTGTTATGATGTTTTGTTAAGTGTAGACCATGTTGACTGTTTGTAATGGCTGCTGCTTAATCTGTAATCTGTAAGGGTTGCTACTGCAGCAGTTAGCTGCTTCTCTGGTGCTCAGCTACTCTGCTGTACCGACATGGGATATTCAAAGACTACCTACTTCTCTGTTTTCTGCTATGTATATACGTTGTTTCAAGATCAGATGGCAGCAAGAGAggagggatgagagagagtgagagaggaggGATTGGAGATGCGGCTGAGTAGTGGGAAATGGCTGGCTAAATAGGAGTGCTGTTGGAAAAATGAGACGATTAATCTCACCACGAGAATTGGAGTCTTTGTTCAAGAAGGATTTGGCAAGGAATGTGCAAATTAAACCTATGGGAGGGAGGTTCGTGATTATTACTTTTTTGAGTGAGGAACAGTAATTCTGCTCATGGTCTGGTCTCTTTTGTTCAGGATTCCCAAAGCCCAATAAATGAAGAATGTATCGACTCTGCAAACTGTAGAAGCCAAGATCAAAGTGCAGAAATCTGGATAGATGACAAAGAGGAGCAAGGTGAAGACAACAATTGGAGAGTTCATTGAGTTCAGAAAGGGACGGGATTGAAGAGTTCATTATTGCTTCTCAAGAACAGGAACAGAATGAAATTAACAAGGAGGTGCAGAATACTATCATAGCAGGTAACACTCTTGGCATTAAATTTGGGGACTCTGGTATTAAGAGGATGACAAAGATGATAGAAAATGAGGCAAAAATTTTGAAAGCGTCGTTAAACGTTCGTAGAAAAAAATAGCTAGTATAAATAGCTAGTAAGATTCTGATAGAATGTGAATGTGCCATTATAAATGTATGCCCCTAATGAAGCTGCTGGTGGAATGTATTACTCCAACTGAAACACGTTTCACTAATTCCTTGGTGTGTGTATATGTTGggtgagggggggggggggaagggtgGGGTGGAGTGGAATTTTAATGTGATAAAGGCTATGAATGAAAGATCAGGGTGCATTAGAGTGGAGAGGAGCATGAGGGAATTCAGAGAATTTATTAATCAGCTAGAAGTCAAGGTTTTACCAATAATGGATAGGCAGTATACATAGACTAATTTTCTGGACAACGCTGTTCATAGCAGGATTGATTGATTTATAATCTCTGTGGAGGTGTTGGAGAAGGTTAATTTGGTGCTATGGGGAATACAAAGACAAATATCTGACCATGCTCCTATTGAGTCTTACGTCAGTTTTGGCATGACTCTCTCTGAAAATGGGTGCAAGATGATGAGATCAAGCTCAAGGTGCAGTGTGGTGAATGGTTAAACTTTGTTGTTGGTACAAAATGAAGGTGGCTTAAGATTCTGGTGAAGTTTTCATTCTTTCAAACTCCCAATTCTGGCGAGGGCTAAGAGTTTTTGGCGATCTTTTGGTACTGATAGAAGATTGTTTCAGCTTCGGGTATATCTTCTTCTCAAAGGATTACTGATTCCTAAATGATGAGCTGTTAGATTCTGATTCATGCTGAAATTTTATCTGCCGGGATTCTCATAAGCTAAGGTGTTTATCGTGCGCTGAGGAATGAGCTGCTTCTCTAGCTGTCTGTTCCAACGGGGCTGATTTAGGGTCGTTAAGAAGATGATTTGAAGCTGGTAGTCTTATATGATTGAATATACCTCTGTTTTTAGAGTTGTGCTGCTGGTATTGAATGGATTGAGTGCTAAATCTTGGGCCTCTTATTCCCAGACTCATTCAATATCTTTTGAATGcaatttttctccttttcttttctttcttttgtaggCCTTTTATGGTACCTCATCCTCTGTGGTCCGTATTTGGTCtcccctcgatgtaccatttgtcgagttctaataaaattttgttgcctagcctatcaaaaaaaagaaagatcagATGGCAACAAGCTGCTGTTGACTGTTACAATAGTTCATTATGTGTTAATGGTTGCTATTAGTTGCATGCAACGAGTATTTTTGGTGATAATAGTCATTGGTGATATCTTAATTTTGTTCTGGCCTCTCTCCTTTGCGCTAGCATTGTAACCTGCTTAGAGAATTGGTAGTTAAAGAATAGGTGATCATGGCTTTCATTCCAGGATCCTACCAGTCGGATTTACCCGACCTCCGGCCCTTTTTTGTGACTTTTCGGTCATGTGTCCAGTCCAACTGAAACTCAtgggtttttttattatttttagtggtagttgtttttttattttatggcaTCTTTCATGGAGATACTGTTGGAAACTTTATTAAGTTCCGATTTCATGTTCTTAGTAGACCtctatgaattttttatttggatccTAGTAAAGTTTGTTGACtagtagtttttatttaaattaatctcAACAAAGTTGAATTATGtgactgtagggaggtattcccgagcacgtacaactagttgccgaacacgtggtgtataagcacacgtgagaaattgaacatgacagATCGCCGGTCAATGCATTAaacagcgataagggccaataatacgagaagtcatggctataaaccgactgttcggcagttagagacattccgattacattggaccaagttacatgtgaagtagctggtccaaagagactattcggttatgatacagccgaacagatgaagtaagaaccaagcacgtcatacgagggatgacggattgaaagcaatgcaattgatatccgaacaaatggtacgtgggaccatagtttgatttagacaggacagtcatcgtgataaacaatgttcggcaatatggaccagtgacatgagaagtcaatggtccaggaaggttgtacgagcttaaggaccagttacaagtgaagtgattggtccagacagtctgttcggcgatgagaaagccgaacagggaaagaaatccaatcagatgttggagtaaaaagaacactctggaaggatccagaaacagtggtattccgttaagggatgagatcccaagaatgtaggatctgagaaagatacccaacgagtatgggatgttcagctcattatggaaaagaatccaaaaaggactcttttctaataaactgataaaggaaacgagaatccttgatgtactgggtttcctatacgagttaggaatcctatggaaacagggatgcttgggcaacaagcatacgaaaatctataaataagaggtaaacctagaggtaaaaggtacgcaatacgctgcattcttattgctttcctactgataattagggtttgattgctagtacgtgatactaactaaggcttcggagggcctttgccacgagaggcaaaggtgcactcaccctctatctattttgcagattagggttcagacgacgaattagggttccggtgaagaggcacgaataagccgttgcaatccaaggtgatccaaagcatcaattgttttcatccccctacaattggcgccgtctgtggaaaacgaaagagttcccttttgaaatacgaccatggtggaggtaaatccagcaacaccgcacgacccaaaagatgtgttagatgaaggaagggacaaatcaccacctggggctccgagaaagccccagggtgggcacaggaggaccacgagtaaggaccgcccccttaccatccattacaactccaaaaatagagatggagagacggcttcgagatccacgagaaggagtaaatcccatcgaagggatgaatcgatcgcgcactccaggagtgtgcactgtagcgacgacgttcttgataaaaagaggcaagaagtcgaggagtatgctcgtctgattaaaaaatgagagcatgagatcagagaattagaaagaatcagggaacatccggaagATTCCGGattatctcgaagaaattctagaggcatgggtatgctgtggtacaatacagaaaagctccttaggaagaaggagcagaagtagaagtccaaccccaaagcGACATAGGGCTTCTCCACGTAAAGAGAtgagcaagacccgaacacccgagagaaaggcttcttcacgaaaagggaggagcagagacagaagttccacccccgaagaggagggaacaaggaaacatcatcgagacaggtacgagagacctgatgctgattgggccaaagcaacgactcacaagtcaaaggagttCGAGGATGAGACAGTGACTGCATGAGAAGCAGCACacaaggcattaagtaatattgcagcctccccttttacaaagaggctacaagaggctaggttgccgagtagagtgaagcacggtgcattcgtactttacgagacaaatacggatcccatggctcacatacagcattatcaacaagctatgttcatgcatgaaggggatgatgccatcttatgtaAGAtcttcccctccagtcttggcaaagtggctttagcctggtttcataagctaggcccgcgatccatacgaggatggaggcagttggctgaagaattcactgcttggttcctgacgagcagaaaagccccaaagacctttgaaagtctttccaccatgaaacaggaggagaacgagcagatcagggattatgcaaagaagtactgggagactttcaacgagattgaaagttgcagtgaggagtatgcaattgccacttttaagactggtttgcctgttcggggagagctgcgtcgctcgTTGAATAAACATCAGGTAGCCACATTGGccaaattgatggaacggatagagcaacacgccagaatggaggatgacatactccgagaggatggcaggacggttgccgaataGCCGAAGGtatctgccaaaaaagtggataagccagagcccaagacttatagagagagaagggagtatgggcaggctaagaaagagccgtacaaggataagcaagctcctgaccctaaatccttcttttctatcactacagtttggaaggagccaatttataggattctttatcgaataaagaatcagccatattttaaatggccaccaagtctaggcggagacaaagatgcaaaacgtgctacgaatcagcactgcagttaccataaagattggggccacatgaccgaggattgtgagatgtataagaggcaccttgatgatttggtctctcggggctatctcaaggaatttatccaggagaatccaaaggagaaagggaa
Coding sequences:
- the LOC131322523 gene encoding uncharacterized protein LOC131322523, which gives rise to MTKKERDIFYKVLKNVKVPDGYASNISRSFQNKEHNVSGMKSHDNHILMQQLLPLALRRVLPKQVRSPLIKLCNFFKDLCSKVLHARDLIRLEKQIAITLCELERIFPPSFFDIMMHLPIHLATEAKLAGPVYYHWMYPIERYLATLKSYVRNKNRPEGSIAEGYLAEECLTFCSRYLEDVETRFNQVGRNDDEGSTIAARLPIFATQGRPFGKVVTETLDQETLVKAHQYVLFNCDAVDKFSNQHQTMTRDQNPRLHLWEIQRMHNEKFASWFGNHVQDLQLAEDEQLSEELRALARGPDDVGKRYSGYLINGFRFHTREVERRRKFQNSGVVVTTTTTSFSSASDNNPVAGDIAYYGVLTDVIELSYFGGRKVVLFKCNWMSEGKNRRPDEHGFTLVNFARLVHVNEPFILASQVQQAFYVEDPLDKGWHVVIRTTARDAFNMNIESCIDEVETYL